The proteins below come from a single Ictidomys tridecemlineatus isolate mIctTri1 chromosome 8, mIctTri1.hap1, whole genome shotgun sequence genomic window:
- the Ppt2 gene encoding lysosomal thioesterase PPT2 isoform X2 yields the protein MLGLWGQRFPSVWVLLLLPFLQLLLPAVPASHSASYKPVIVVHGLFDSSYSFRHLLEYINETHPGTVVTVLDLFDGRESLRPLWEQVQGFREAVVPIMAKAPEGVHLICYSQGGLVCRALLSVMDDHNVDSFISLSSPQMGQYGDTDYLKWLFPTSMRSNLYRICYSPWGQEFSICNYWHDPHHDDLYLNASSFLALINGERDHPNATAWRKNFLRVGRLVLIGGPDDGVITPWQSSFFGFYDANETVLEMEEQLVYLRDSFGLKTLLARGAIVRCPMAGIVHTAWHSNRTLYETCIEPWLS from the exons ATGCTGGGGCTCTGGGGGCAAAGGTTCCCCTCGGTGTGGGTCCTGCTCCTGTTGCCAttcctgcagctgctgctgcctgCAGTCCCCGCGTCCCACAGCGCTTCCTACAAGCCGGTCATCGTGGTGCACGGGCTCTTTGACAGCTCATACAGCTTCCGCCACCTGCTGGAATACATCAATGAG ACACATCCTGGGACTGTGGTGACAGTGCTCGATCTCTTCGATGGCAGAGAGAGTTTACGGCCTTTGTGGGAACAGGTACAAGGATTCCGAGAAGCTGTGGTTCCCATCATGGCAAAGGCTCCTGAAGGGGTACATCTCATCTGCTACTCCCAGG GGGGTCTGGTGTGCCGGGCACTGCTCTCTGTCATGGATGACCACAATGTGGATTCTTTCATCTCACTCTCATCTCCACAGATGGGACAGTATGGAG ACACAGACTATTTGAAGTGGCTATTTCCCACCTCCATGCGGTCTAACCTCTATCGGATCTGCTATAGCCCTTGGGGTCAGGAATTCTCCATTTGCAACTACTGGCATG ACCCTCACCATGATGACTTGTACCTCAATGCCAGCAGCTTCTTGGCCTTGATCAATGGAGAAAGAGACCATCCCAACGCCACTG CATGGAGGAAAAACTTTCTTCGTGTGGGTCGCCTGGTGCTCATTGGGGGTCCTGATGATGGTGTCATTACTCCCTGGCAGTCCAG CTTCTTTGGTTTCTATGATGCCAATGAGACAGTCTTGGAGATGGAGGAACAACTG GTATATCTGCGGGATTCTTTTGGGTTGAAGACTCTCTTGGCTCGGGGGGCCATAGTGAGGTGTCCAATGGCTGGGATCGTCCACACGGCCTGGCATTCCAACCGCACTCTTTATGAGACTTGCATTGAACCTTGGCTCTCCTGA
- the Prrt1 gene encoding proline-rich transmembrane protein 1 yields MTSEKSGLPDSVPHTSPPPYNAPQPPAEPPAPPPQAAPSSHHHHHHHYHQSGTATLPRLGAGGLTSSSATAQRGPSSSATLPRPPHHAPPGPAAGAPPPGCATLPRMPPDPYLQETRFEGPLPPPPPAAAAPPPPAPAPTAQAPGFVVPTHAGAVGTLPLGGYVAPGYPLQLQPCTAYVPVYPVGTPYAGGTPGGTGVTSTLPPPPQGPGLALLEPRRPPHDYMPIAVLTTICCFWPTGIIAIFKAVQVRTALARGDMVSAEIASREARNFSFISLAVGIAAMVLCTILTVVIIIAAQHHENYWDP; encoded by the exons ATGACATCGGAAAAGTcag GCCTCCCGGACTCAGTTCCACACACTTCTCCACCTCCATACAAtgctccccagccccctgccgAACCTCCCGCCCCGCCCCCACAGGCAGCCCCCTCCTcgcaccatcaccatcaccaccactaccaccagtCTGGCACCGCCACCCTCCCGCGCTTAGGCGCAGGCGGCCTGACCTCTTCCTCGGCCACAGCTCAACGCGGTCCCTCGTCCTCAGCCACATTACCCCGGCCCCCCCATCACGCCCCGCCTGGTCCGGCCGCCGGGGCTCCCCCACCCGGCTGCGCTACCTTGCCCCGCATGCCACCCGACCCTTACCTGCAGGAGACTCGCTTCGAGGGCCCACTTcccccgccgccgcccgccgccgcTGCCCCACCCCCGCCGGCGCCTGCACCGACTGCTCAGGCTCCTGGCTTCGTGGTGCCCACGCACGCGGGGGCGGTGGGCACTTTGCCGCTGGGGGGCTACGTAGCGCCCGGCTACCCACTGCAGCTGCAGCCCTGTACTGCTTACGTGCCGGTCTATCCGGTGGGCACG CCTTATGCAGGCGGAACCCCAGGGGGAACTGGAGTGACCTCCACTCTCCCCCCGCCGCCCCAAGGCCCAGGGCTGGCCCTGCTGGAGCCGAGGCGCCCGCCACACGACTATATGCCCATTGCAGTGCTGACCACCATCTGCTGCTTCTGGCCTACGGGCATCATCGCCATCTTCAAGGCAGTGCAG GTGCGCACGGCCTTGGCCCGCGGAGACATGGTGTCTGCGGAGATCGCTTCACGCGAGGCTCGGAACTTCTCCTTCATCTCCCTGGCGGTGGGCATCGCAGCCATGGTGCTCTGTACTATCCTCACCGTAGTCATCATCATTGCCGCACAGCACCACGAAAACTACTGGGATCCCTAA
- the Ppt2 gene encoding lysosomal thioesterase PPT2 isoform X1, which produces MGVVIYLMGPHSTFLGGSMLGLWGQRFPSVWVLLLLPFLQLLLPAVPASHSASYKPVIVVHGLFDSSYSFRHLLEYINETHPGTVVTVLDLFDGRESLRPLWEQVQGFREAVVPIMAKAPEGVHLICYSQGGLVCRALLSVMDDHNVDSFISLSSPQMGQYGDTDYLKWLFPTSMRSNLYRICYSPWGQEFSICNYWHDPHHDDLYLNASSFLALINGERDHPNATAWRKNFLRVGRLVLIGGPDDGVITPWQSSFFGFYDANETVLEMEEQLVYLRDSFGLKTLLARGAIVRCPMAGIVHTAWHSNRTLYETCIEPWLS; this is translated from the exons ATGGGTGTTGTCATCTACCTCATGGGCCCTCATTCTACCTTCTTAGGCGGGAGCATGCTGGGGCTCTGGGGGCAAAGGTTCCCCTCGGTGTGGGTCCTGCTCCTGTTGCCAttcctgcagctgctgctgcctgCAGTCCCCGCGTCCCACAGCGCTTCCTACAAGCCGGTCATCGTGGTGCACGGGCTCTTTGACAGCTCATACAGCTTCCGCCACCTGCTGGAATACATCAATGAG ACACATCCTGGGACTGTGGTGACAGTGCTCGATCTCTTCGATGGCAGAGAGAGTTTACGGCCTTTGTGGGAACAGGTACAAGGATTCCGAGAAGCTGTGGTTCCCATCATGGCAAAGGCTCCTGAAGGGGTACATCTCATCTGCTACTCCCAGG GGGGTCTGGTGTGCCGGGCACTGCTCTCTGTCATGGATGACCACAATGTGGATTCTTTCATCTCACTCTCATCTCCACAGATGGGACAGTATGGAG ACACAGACTATTTGAAGTGGCTATTTCCCACCTCCATGCGGTCTAACCTCTATCGGATCTGCTATAGCCCTTGGGGTCAGGAATTCTCCATTTGCAACTACTGGCATG ACCCTCACCATGATGACTTGTACCTCAATGCCAGCAGCTTCTTGGCCTTGATCAATGGAGAAAGAGACCATCCCAACGCCACTG CATGGAGGAAAAACTTTCTTCGTGTGGGTCGCCTGGTGCTCATTGGGGGTCCTGATGATGGTGTCATTACTCCCTGGCAGTCCAG CTTCTTTGGTTTCTATGATGCCAATGAGACAGTCTTGGAGATGGAGGAACAACTG GTATATCTGCGGGATTCTTTTGGGTTGAAGACTCTCTTGGCTCGGGGGGCCATAGTGAGGTGTCCAATGGCTGGGATCGTCCACACGGCCTGGCATTCCAACCGCACTCTTTATGAGACTTGCATTGAACCTTGGCTCTCCTGA